The following are encoded in a window of Paraburkholderia sp. HP33-1 genomic DNA:
- a CDS encoding hydrolase: MSSFARPRDAVDDHLITPQNSAVLIIDFQPVQVSSIASRPKRELVANIVALARIAKLYELPVVLTSVNVKTGRNQPTIHQITDVLTDIEPFDRTSINAWEDEDFNRAVKATQRKKLIMAALWTEVCLVQPALDAMHEGFEVYPVVDCVGGTSLEAHQAGLQRVIQAGGKPTSWVQLICELQRDWNREKSVPGFADILFAVEGH, translated from the coding sequence ATGAGTTCTTTTGCCAGGCCGCGCGACGCCGTAGACGACCATCTGATCACGCCGCAAAACTCGGCGGTCCTGATCATCGATTTTCAGCCCGTTCAGGTGTCTTCCATTGCCTCCAGGCCCAAGCGCGAACTGGTCGCCAATATCGTCGCGCTGGCCCGGATCGCGAAGCTGTATGAGCTGCCGGTGGTGCTGACGTCGGTGAATGTGAAAACCGGCCGGAACCAACCCACGATTCATCAGATCACCGACGTGCTGACAGATATCGAGCCGTTCGATCGCACCTCGATCAATGCGTGGGAAGACGAGGATTTCAACCGGGCGGTCAAGGCCACGCAACGCAAGAAGCTCATCATGGCCGCCCTCTGGACAGAGGTGTGCCTGGTGCAACCCGCACTCGACGCAATGCACGAAGGCTTTGAGGTCTATCCTGTTGTCGATTGTGTTGGAGGAACCTCGCTCGAGGCGCATCAGGCGGGCCTGCAAAGAGTGATTCAGGCGGGCGGCAAGCCGACGTCGTGGGTTCAACTCATCTGCGAATTGCAGCGCGACTGGAATCGCGAGAAATCGGTCCCTGGCTTCGCCGATATCCTCTTCGCAGTCGAAGGCCACTGA
- a CDS encoding AraC family transcriptional regulator — protein MQSDLSYSRNFVELFKADSVSQLTTKGPKTSRLLVSRLRRDTPGHGLVTPPQCDAVFSVMLQLREQKQRELFLDGRCIHRGAYLARTTSVVNHLELPCANLISPFDNLMFTVPQTALNEIADESGVARIDHLYCRPGGLLDETIWHLGSSLLPALERPHEVSSMYAEHVMLAAYTYFAQRFGGMRMPKERLGMLAPWQLRRATEAMTSQIDADLSLKTLASESGLSVSYFIRAFKASTGDPPHRWMLRHRVERSKALLSRTEASLAEVAVSCGFADQSHFTRVFKSFVGVSPAAWKRSIRS, from the coding sequence ATGCAGTCGGATCTCAGCTACAGCCGCAACTTCGTCGAGCTATTCAAGGCGGACTCGGTGTCGCAACTGACCACCAAGGGCCCAAAAACGTCACGCCTGCTGGTGTCGCGCTTGCGCCGGGATACGCCCGGGCACGGACTTGTGACGCCGCCCCAATGTGATGCCGTCTTTTCGGTAATGCTTCAATTGCGCGAGCAAAAGCAAAGAGAGCTTTTCCTTGACGGCAGGTGCATCCATCGTGGCGCCTATCTGGCGCGAACAACCAGCGTGGTCAATCACCTTGAACTGCCGTGTGCGAATTTGATCAGCCCGTTCGACAACCTCATGTTCACGGTCCCGCAAACCGCGCTGAACGAGATTGCCGATGAATCCGGCGTGGCGCGCATCGATCACCTCTATTGCCGGCCAGGCGGGCTGCTGGACGAGACGATATGGCACCTTGGAAGTTCACTTCTCCCTGCGCTGGAGCGGCCACACGAAGTGAGTTCGATGTATGCCGAACACGTCATGCTTGCTGCCTACACCTATTTCGCGCAGCGGTTCGGCGGTATGCGCATGCCAAAAGAGCGACTGGGAATGCTTGCCCCCTGGCAGCTCCGGCGTGCTACGGAAGCGATGACGTCGCAGATCGACGCCGACCTGTCGCTGAAAACGCTTGCCTCCGAGAGCGGACTGTCAGTCAGCTATTTTATTCGTGCATTTAAGGCAAGCACCGGGGACCCGCCGCATCGTTGGATGTTGCGCCATCGCGTCGAACGTTCGAAAGCACTTCTCAGCCGCACCGAGGCTTCCCTCGCCGAAGTCGCAGTCAGTTGCGGGTTTGCGGACCAGAGCCATTTCACCCGCGTATTCAAATCGTTCGTGGGAGTTAGTCCCGCCGCATGGAAGCGCAGCATTCGAAGCTGA
- a CDS encoding type II toxin-antitoxin system HipA family toxin, whose amino-acid sequence MSDGKTLDIERLFGKIRTLEVHTPQGTSGLLAKESRYSFNYGQVSDAAAVSLTMPVRRESYARGDLMGVFAMNRPEGYLRHIIEDRLARLGTPSDLFLLFLAGRNQIGRLTYSVPGERVPEHDGEHLEELLSSPSGKLFARLVDQYALGSGISGVQPKTVVPIVQEGPRALDEHAALPLNSVIVKAEGDDFPGIARNEFFCMSVAQEAGLEVPQFWLSDDGKLFVMARFDRHPDGSPLGFEDMGVLTGKSKYEGSYEMIAKAVDIFTGSDYQQSVRLFERVALSCLLRDGDAHMKNIGILYEDPTGPRRLAPVFDVVCTDIYPELDGKLALKLNKSTVFPIPQVLVEYGRRLGLRDDECKSAMDRLRNAYERVAVRFESDPRFVEDGLLASIRRVIERVGVQPVVRPRVK is encoded by the coding sequence ATGAGCGACGGCAAGACATTGGACATCGAGCGGCTGTTTGGGAAGATCCGCACCCTTGAGGTGCACACGCCCCAAGGGACGAGCGGCCTGCTGGCCAAGGAGAGCCGCTACTCCTTCAATTACGGACAGGTGTCCGACGCCGCGGCGGTGTCGCTGACAATGCCGGTGCGCCGGGAAAGCTATGCCAGAGGCGACCTGATGGGTGTCTTCGCGATGAACCGCCCCGAAGGTTATCTGCGGCACATCATTGAGGACCGGCTTGCACGCCTGGGCACGCCAAGCGACCTGTTCCTGCTCTTCCTTGCTGGTCGTAACCAGATTGGGCGGCTGACGTACTCCGTGCCGGGGGAGCGCGTGCCGGAGCACGACGGCGAACACCTCGAGGAGCTCCTGTCCTCCCCATCCGGCAAACTCTTTGCGCGCCTCGTCGACCAGTATGCGCTCGGCTCTGGTATTTCGGGTGTCCAGCCCAAAACCGTGGTGCCGATCGTGCAAGAAGGCCCGCGCGCGCTCGACGAGCACGCCGCGCTGCCCCTCAATTCGGTAATCGTGAAGGCTGAGGGCGACGACTTTCCGGGCATCGCGCGCAACGAGTTCTTCTGCATGTCCGTCGCACAGGAGGCGGGGCTGGAGGTTCCCCAGTTCTGGCTTTCCGATGATGGCAAGCTCTTTGTGATGGCGCGCTTTGACCGGCACCCGGACGGCTCACCGTTGGGCTTCGAGGACATGGGCGTGCTCACCGGCAAGTCGAAGTACGAGGGCAGCTACGAGATGATTGCGAAGGCCGTCGACATCTTCACGGGCTCTGACTATCAGCAGAGTGTTCGCCTCTTTGAGCGGGTCGCCTTGTCGTGTCTATTGCGCGATGGCGATGCGCACATGAAGAATATCGGCATCCTCTACGAGGACCCGACCGGGCCGCGCCGCCTCGCGCCCGTGTTCGACGTCGTCTGTACCGACATCTATCCGGAGCTCGACGGCAAGTTGGCGCTCAAGCTCAATAAGTCCACGGTGTTTCCCATCCCTCAGGTCCTCGTGGAGTACGGCCGCCGCCTGGGTTTGCGCGATGACGAATGCAAGTCCGCCATGGACCGTCTGCGCAATGCATACGAGCGCGTCGCCGTCCGGTTTGAAAGCGACCCGCGCTTCGTGGAGGATGGGCTTCTCGCGAGCATCCGGCGGGTTATCGAGCGCGTCGGCGTTCAGCCGGTCGTGAGGCCCAGGGTCAAATAA
- a CDS encoding helix-turn-helix transcriptional regulator → MSSMMRKKTSPSPITNVERLAASLRATRRERKVTQQALAERAGIARRTITNAEGAENVGIQEWCRLVSALGYELVLRPRDTVVLDELDIIFKDDD, encoded by the coding sequence ATGAGCAGCATGATGCGCAAAAAGACTTCTCCTTCTCCGATCACCAACGTTGAGCGTCTCGCGGCCAGCCTGCGGGCTACCCGGCGTGAGCGTAAGGTGACCCAGCAGGCGCTCGCCGAGCGCGCGGGCATCGCGCGCCGCACGATCACCAATGCCGAAGGCGCCGAGAACGTGGGCATCCAGGAGTGGTGCCGCCTCGTTAGCGCGCTTGGCTATGAGCTGGTTCTGCGCCCGCGCGACACCGTGGTGCTGGACGAGCTCGACATCATCTTCAAGGACGATGACTGA
- a CDS encoding alpha/beta fold hydrolase, translating into MKRAFVLLVALMGLSKATLADQTTFPGGFRTEEIVSNGTTIHVRVGGSGPAVVLLHGYADTGDMWAPLAAELMRDHTVIAPDLRGMGLSAVATEGFTKKNEAEDVAGVMDALKVQQAVVVGHDIGNMVAFAFAEAHPDRTSRLIMMDAPVPGVGPWDDILKSPLLWHFRFGGPDMERLVAGRERIYLDRFWNDFAADPAHFPEASRRHYASLYAQPGRMHAGFLQFAAFDQDVTDNRLSVSRGRLQMPVLAIGGGHSLGGTMAYIMRFAADNVNQVVIADSGHWLMEEQPEQTVAAIRTFIDRPSPHCE; encoded by the coding sequence ATGAAACGAGCATTTGTGCTTCTTGTCGCCTTGATGGGGCTCAGCAAGGCGACATTGGCGGACCAGACGACCTTTCCGGGTGGATTTCGCACTGAGGAGATCGTGTCGAACGGCACGACCATTCACGTTCGCGTGGGCGGCAGTGGCCCGGCTGTTGTGTTGTTGCACGGCTACGCCGACACGGGTGACATGTGGGCGCCACTGGCGGCGGAATTGATGCGTGACCACACCGTGATCGCCCCGGATTTGCGTGGTATGGGATTGTCTGCGGTCGCTACGGAGGGCTTCACCAAGAAGAATGAAGCCGAAGATGTGGCGGGCGTGATGGATGCACTCAAGGTGCAACAAGCGGTGGTGGTCGGTCACGACATCGGCAATATGGTTGCTTTTGCATTCGCTGAAGCGCACCCAGACCGTACCAGCCGCCTCATCATGATGGATGCACCGGTTCCCGGTGTGGGCCCCTGGGACGACATCCTCAAGAGTCCGCTGCTCTGGCATTTCCGCTTTGGTGGCCCCGATATGGAGCGGCTGGTTGCGGGGCGTGAGCGTATCTACCTCGACCGGTTCTGGAATGACTTCGCAGCCGATCCGGCGCATTTTCCCGAAGCGTCGCGGCGCCATTATGCGTCTCTCTATGCCCAGCCAGGTCGCATGCACGCGGGCTTTCTGCAATTTGCCGCCTTTGACCAGGACGTGACGGACAACCGGTTATCGGTCTCGCGTGGACGTCTGCAAATGCCGGTGCTGGCCATAGGCGGTGGCCACTCGCTGGGCGGGACCATGGCTTACATCATGCGTTTCGCCGCCGACAACGTAAATCAAGTGGTGATAGCCGATTCCGGGCACTGGCTGATGGAAGAACAGCCGGAGCAAACCGTTGCCGCCATTCGCACCTTCATAGACCGACCATCGCCGCATTGCGAGTGA
- a CDS encoding SDR family NAD(P)-dependent oxidoreductase, translating into MDLHLKGKLALVSGSTAGIGLAIASTLTQEGARVVVNGRSQSSVNDVVMQLKADTGGDVYGFAGDLSTAAAAEELVRRYPGVEILVNNLGIFEPKPFEEIPDADWQRFFDVNVLSGVRLARLYLPAMRQANWGRIIFISSESGAQIPAEMIHYGMTKTAQLAVSRGLAEAVAGTGITVNSVLPGPTKSRGVGEFVETLAKADGKSFEAFEKEFFEKVRPTSLIKRFGSPQEIASLVAYIASPLSSATTGAALRADGGVIKSAF; encoded by the coding sequence ATGGACCTCCATCTGAAAGGAAAACTCGCGCTGGTCAGCGGAAGCACGGCCGGTATCGGCCTGGCTATCGCCAGCACATTGACGCAGGAGGGAGCTCGTGTAGTCGTCAACGGCCGCTCCCAGTCATCTGTGAATGACGTAGTTATGCAGCTGAAAGCGGATACCGGCGGCGATGTGTATGGATTTGCGGGCGATCTGAGTACGGCCGCCGCAGCTGAAGAGCTCGTGCGACGCTATCCGGGCGTCGAAATTCTGGTCAATAACCTCGGCATCTTCGAGCCCAAGCCGTTTGAGGAGATCCCTGACGCGGACTGGCAGCGTTTCTTCGACGTCAACGTCCTGAGTGGAGTACGCCTTGCTCGCCTGTATCTCCCTGCGATGAGGCAGGCAAACTGGGGGCGCATTATTTTCATTTCGAGCGAAAGCGGGGCGCAGATTCCAGCCGAAATGATCCACTATGGGATGACGAAAACCGCGCAGCTCGCGGTCTCGCGCGGGCTAGCCGAAGCCGTTGCCGGCACGGGAATTACGGTTAATAGCGTCCTGCCGGGGCCGACGAAATCGCGAGGGGTTGGCGAATTCGTAGAGACCCTTGCTAAGGCCGACGGCAAATCGTTTGAAGCGTTCGAAAAGGAATTCTTCGAGAAAGTACGTCCCACATCGCTCATCAAGCGATTTGGTTCGCCGCAGGAAATTGCGTCCCTTGTGGCCTATATCGCCAGTCCGCTTTCGTCGGCCACGACGGGAGCTGCGTTGCGAGCCGATGGGGGCGTTATAAAAAGCGCCTTCTAG
- a CDS encoding MFS transporter: MTVRTVVTARSLRALDWLNFFVANVQTGFGPFIASYLASHKWTQGEIGMVLSVGTISAMVSQVPGGAAVDALRNKKAAAAWAIGAIILSAMLLAISPTVLPVIAAEVFHGFASCMLTPALAAISFALVGRANLGDRLGRNARWASIGSAVAAGLMGLFGEYYTPRAVFFLTAGLAVPALIALAMIQRTDTIELPQAAPSPEQLERRESLRALLRDRRMLLFAACIVLFHLSNAAMLNLAAGEVTAGMGDNVQLVIAACIIVPQAIVAIMSPWVGRSAERWGRRPILLLGFSALPIRALLFAGISSPYLLVPVQMLDGLSAAVFGVMLPLIAADVAGDKGRYNLCIGLFGLAAGIGATLSTTAAGFVADHFGNAVSFFCLAAAGALAVLLVWAAMPETRDAAAASNGKGDGAAVTGRGKSAAR; this comes from the coding sequence ATGACGGTCCGCACTGTAGTCACGGCGCGAAGTCTGCGCGCGCTCGATTGGCTCAACTTCTTCGTCGCCAACGTGCAGACTGGCTTCGGGCCGTTCATCGCGTCGTACCTCGCGTCGCACAAATGGACCCAGGGCGAGATCGGCATGGTGCTGTCGGTCGGCACGATCAGCGCGATGGTGAGCCAGGTGCCGGGCGGCGCAGCGGTCGACGCGTTGCGCAACAAGAAGGCCGCGGCCGCGTGGGCGATCGGCGCGATCATCCTGAGCGCGATGCTGCTCGCGATCAGCCCGACCGTGCTGCCGGTGATCGCCGCCGAGGTGTTCCACGGCTTCGCGAGCTGCATGCTGACGCCGGCGCTCGCCGCGATTTCGTTCGCACTGGTGGGTCGCGCGAATCTCGGCGACCGGCTCGGGCGCAATGCGCGCTGGGCGTCGATCGGCAGCGCGGTGGCGGCCGGTCTGATGGGCCTGTTCGGCGAGTACTACACGCCGCGCGCGGTGTTCTTTCTGACCGCGGGCCTCGCGGTTCCCGCGCTGATCGCGCTCGCGATGATCCAGCGCACCGACACGATCGAGCTGCCGCAAGCGGCGCCCAGCCCCGAGCAACTCGAACGGCGCGAAAGCCTGCGCGCGCTGCTGCGCGACCGGCGCATGCTGCTGTTCGCCGCGTGCATCGTGCTGTTCCATCTGTCGAACGCGGCGATGCTGAACCTTGCCGCCGGCGAAGTGACGGCCGGCATGGGTGACAACGTGCAGCTCGTGATCGCGGCGTGCATCATCGTGCCGCAGGCGATCGTGGCGATCATGTCGCCGTGGGTCGGACGCTCGGCCGAACGCTGGGGCCGCCGGCCGATCCTGCTGCTCGGCTTCTCGGCACTGCCGATCCGCGCGCTGCTGTTCGCGGGCATCAGCAGTCCTTATCTGCTCGTGCCGGTGCAGATGCTCGACGGTTTGAGCGCCGCGGTGTTCGGTGTGATGCTACCGCTGATCGCGGCCGACGTCGCCGGCGACAAGGGCCGCTACAACCTGTGTATCGGCCTGTTCGGGCTCGCGGCCGGCATCGGCGCGACGCTGAGCACGACGGCGGCGGGCTTCGTCGCCGATCATTTCGGCAATGCCGTGAGCTTCTTCTGTCTCGCGGCGGCCGGTGCGCTCGCGGTGCTGCTGGTGTGGGCGGCGATGCCCGAGACGCGCGACGCGGCGGCGGCCAGCAACGGCAAAGGGGATGGAGCGGCCGTGACCGGTCGCGGAAAGTCGGCGGCAAGGTGA
- a CDS encoding PRC-barrel domain containing protein, with protein MTGGFPRPARRLPIVPPGPRGPFGPLDSPDSPDPFRLLRLLCAVAALLALAALSGCSTLLWGTQQAPIVEATVMPVEPASAPLAASAPEPAETEANEGPEQQKKPKKPVVKPHKVEPPPPVVAPAPPPPPPPPPLIVLRTIERSDARTLLDSQVQKPDGKVVGRAIDMTTDAAGKPREMVVNLQGFLGVGDRKVNFSWGTFHFTPTAKGAPITLSASAVPSGANKSNALELALLDATVERANGAKVGRVVDVLIDANAQPQAIVLDVSGMVSTDRRTIAANWSALRFVTRDKELHPQIDLSDAQINATPPYASDKPIRAVSPAPPAAPAAPAASAAPAASAPPTASTAISVSNARAVR; from the coding sequence ATGACTGGCGGTTTTCCGCGCCCCGCCCGGCGCCTGCCGATTGTCCCGCCTGGACCGCGCGGACCATTTGGTCCGCTCGATTCGCCTGATTCGCCCGATCCGTTTCGTCTGTTGCGCTTGCTGTGCGCCGTGGCCGCGCTGCTCGCGCTCGCCGCGCTGTCTGGTTGCAGCACGCTGCTGTGGGGTACGCAGCAGGCGCCGATCGTCGAGGCGACGGTGATGCCCGTCGAGCCGGCGAGCGCGCCGCTCGCCGCTTCGGCGCCCGAGCCGGCCGAGACCGAGGCGAACGAGGGGCCCGAGCAGCAGAAGAAACCGAAGAAACCGGTCGTGAAGCCGCACAAGGTCGAACCGCCGCCGCCCGTCGTCGCACCAGCCCCGCCGCCGCCCCCGCCCCCGCCGCCGCTGATCGTGCTGCGCACGATCGAGCGCAGCGACGCGCGCACGCTGCTCGACAGCCAGGTGCAGAAGCCCGACGGCAAGGTGGTCGGCCGAGCGATCGACATGACCACCGACGCGGCCGGCAAGCCGCGCGAGATGGTCGTCAATCTGCAGGGCTTCCTCGGCGTCGGCGACCGCAAGGTGAACTTCTCGTGGGGTACGTTCCACTTCACGCCGACCGCGAAGGGCGCGCCGATCACGCTGAGCGCGAGCGCCGTGCCGAGCGGCGCGAACAAATCGAACGCGCTGGAACTGGCGCTGCTCGATGCGACCGTCGAGCGCGCGAACGGCGCGAAGGTGGGTCGCGTGGTCGACGTGCTGATCGATGCCAACGCGCAGCCACAGGCGATCGTGCTCGACGTGAGCGGCATGGTCAGCACCGACCGGCGCACGATCGCCGCGAACTGGTCGGCGCTGCGCTTCGTCACGCGCGACAAGGAGCTGCATCCGCAGATCGATCTGAGCGACGCGCAGATCAACGCGACGCCGCCCTACGCGAGCGACAAGCCGATCCGCGCGGTCTCGCCGGCGCCGCCTGCCGCACCCGCGGCGCCCGCCGCGAGCGCCGCGCCGGCGGCCTCGGCGCCGCCGACGGCGTCGACGGCGATTTCGGTTTCCAACGCCCGGGCGGTCCGATGA
- a CDS encoding methyl-accepting chemotaxis protein yields the protein MKLSTKLLVLVVAALLGVALLAAMALQTLRGALIDSRREEIVILLTKAEHLVNSYRELQARGTLTRDQAQQQAKTALAELNANTKSYYWVTTSDGINLVHPNAKFIGTKAKGNRTTDGLTDSEAYRAGMAQSHFALVDVLVKRSPDADAEPKLQGVVSIPDWDWWIGTGFFYDDIHAAFTRLAMVLGAITLVIAAILTTIAWAVLRSVRRTLGGEPAHATHLTTRIATGDLDVEVDAAKAAPGSLLAALGEMKARLTATIAEIQTATNSIVVGAGEIAQGNLDLSQRTEEQAASIQETAASMEQITATVKQNAENARQANGLVTTAKEATELGGAAVHEVVETMREISQQSVRIADITTVIESIAFQTNILALNAAVEAARAGEEGRGFAVVASEVRSLAQRSAAAAKDIKGLIEVSVEKVGSGSRLVEAAGGRMTEIVQSIGRVADIMGEISAASDEQSTGIEQISKAVTQMDEVTQQNAALVEQAAAAASSLDEQAARLRSAVSVFRLAS from the coding sequence ATGAAGTTGTCCACGAAATTACTGGTGCTCGTCGTCGCCGCGCTGCTCGGCGTCGCACTGCTCGCCGCCATGGCGCTGCAAACGCTGCGTGGTGCCTTGATCGACAGCCGTCGTGAAGAGATCGTCATTCTTCTGACGAAGGCCGAACATCTGGTCAATTCATACCGGGAGTTGCAGGCGCGCGGAACGCTCACGCGGGATCAGGCTCAGCAACAGGCAAAAACCGCGCTGGCAGAGCTCAACGCGAATACGAAAAGTTACTACTGGGTTACGACCTCCGACGGCATCAACCTCGTTCATCCGAACGCGAAGTTCATCGGCACCAAAGCCAAAGGCAACCGCACGACCGACGGTCTGACCGATAGCGAAGCCTACCGCGCCGGAATGGCGCAGTCGCATTTCGCGCTCGTCGACGTGCTGGTCAAGCGCAGCCCCGATGCAGATGCGGAGCCGAAACTCCAGGGCGTGGTCTCCATTCCGGACTGGGATTGGTGGATCGGCACGGGCTTCTTCTACGACGATATTCACGCGGCCTTCACCCGGCTCGCGATGGTGCTGGGCGCCATCACGCTCGTCATCGCCGCGATCCTTACGACCATCGCGTGGGCCGTGCTGCGCAGCGTCCGGCGCACGCTGGGTGGCGAGCCGGCGCATGCGACGCACCTGACGACCCGGATCGCCACTGGCGATCTGGACGTCGAGGTCGATGCGGCAAAAGCCGCGCCGGGCAGCCTGCTCGCGGCGCTCGGCGAAATGAAGGCGCGTCTGACCGCGACGATCGCCGAAATCCAGACCGCGACCAACTCGATCGTCGTCGGCGCCGGTGAGATCGCGCAAGGCAACCTGGACCTCTCGCAACGCACGGAGGAACAAGCCGCCTCGATACAGGAGACGGCCGCCAGCATGGAACAGATTACGGCGACGGTAAAACAGAATGCCGAGAATGCACGTCAGGCCAACGGCCTCGTGACCACCGCAAAGGAGGCGACCGAGCTTGGCGGTGCAGCCGTGCATGAAGTCGTCGAGACGATGCGGGAAATTTCGCAACAGTCTGTGCGGATCGCTGACATCACCACCGTGATCGAAAGCATCGCTTTTCAGACCAATATCCTCGCGCTCAACGCAGCCGTCGAAGCGGCCCGGGCGGGCGAAGAAGGTCGTGGGTTCGCAGTCGTCGCCTCCGAGGTCCGCTCGCTTGCCCAGCGCAGCGCCGCGGCAGCAAAAGATATCAAGGGGCTGATCGAGGTATCGGTAGAAAAGGTCGGCAGCGGTAGCCGGCTCGTCGAGGCTGCGGGTGGGCGCATGACGGAGATCGTCCAATCGATAGGCCGGGTTGCGGACATCATGGGCGAGATCTCCGCCGCCTCCGACGAGCAAAGTACTGGCATCGAACAGATCAGCAAAGCCGTCACGCAAATGGATGAAGTCACCCAGCAGAACGCTGCGCTCGTGGAGCAGGCCGCCGCTGCCGCGTCATCACTTGATGAACAGGCGGCACGTTTGAGGTCGGCCGTATCGGTGTTCCGGCTTGCCAGTTAA
- a CDS encoding LysR family transcriptional regulator ArgP, with protein MLDYALLDALAAVVRHGSFDRAASELNITPSAVSQRVKLLEERVGSVLVKRGQPCVATTSGALLCRHTERVQLLEAELNGRLPTLPGALVEPWPALRVAVNDDSVGTWFIDAVAPFCVEREMLLDLVIDDQDYTAQRIRDGSVQGAITTQAEPVQGCRSTRLGRMRYLAVCSPAFRARYFADGVTRDSLRRTPCVDFNPKDQLQKRFMRRITRAELDPPLHWIPHVAGFLRACVMSLGWGMCPERMIAGHLERGELVEIAPGRHIDVDLYWQSWRLSIGWLDDFSAMLRKRAGEFLD; from the coding sequence ATGCTCGACTACGCCTTGCTCGACGCGCTGGCCGCCGTGGTGCGCCACGGCTCGTTCGACCGTGCCGCGAGCGAACTCAATATCACGCCGTCTGCTGTATCGCAGCGGGTCAAGCTGCTCGAGGAGCGCGTCGGCAGCGTGCTCGTGAAGCGCGGCCAGCCGTGCGTCGCGACCACCTCGGGCGCGCTGCTGTGCCGCCATACCGAGCGCGTGCAACTGCTCGAAGCGGAGCTGAACGGCCGGCTGCCGACATTACCCGGCGCGCTCGTCGAGCCGTGGCCGGCACTGCGCGTCGCCGTCAACGACGACAGCGTCGGCACCTGGTTCATCGACGCGGTCGCGCCGTTCTGCGTCGAACGCGAGATGCTGCTCGACCTCGTGATCGACGACCAGGACTACACCGCGCAGCGCATTCGCGACGGCAGCGTGCAGGGCGCGATCACGACGCAGGCCGAACCGGTACAGGGCTGCCGCTCGACGCGCCTCGGCCGCATGCGTTACCTCGCGGTCTGCTCGCCCGCGTTTCGCGCGCGCTATTTCGCCGACGGCGTCACGCGCGACAGCCTGCGGCGCACGCCGTGCGTCGACTTCAACCCGAAGGATCAGCTGCAAAAGCGCTTCATGCGACGCATCACGCGCGCGGAGCTCGATCCGCCGCTGCACTGGATTCCGCATGTCGCCGGTTTTCTGCGCGCGTGCGTGATGAGCCTCGGCTGGGGCATGTGCCCCGAGCGGATGATCGCCGGGCATCTGGAGCGCGGCGAACTGGTCGAGATCGCGCCGGGCAGGCATATCGACGTCGATCTGTACTGGCAGAGCTGGCGGCTGTCGATCGGCTGGCTCGACGATTTCAGCGCGATGCTCAGAAAGCGCGCGGGCGAGTTTCTGGATTGA